The following are encoded together in the Phaseolus vulgaris cultivar G19833 chromosome 9, P. vulgaris v2.0, whole genome shotgun sequence genome:
- the LOC137821100 gene encoding uncharacterized protein, with the protein MSLVAGSYEKFIWGLTLKPQSQTLTPLFSYPSHLSSIKTVAVSGSVVASGGADDTIQLYDLSTASSLGSLHQHSASVTAISFYAPPNLPFPRNLISADASGSLSIFDADGFVHLTTLSVHRNSAINDLALHPSGERALTVARDNCLAVVNLVRGRRNCCLRLDKEATLVKFNASGDHFFMATKEKVSVHQTEDARILFEMECSKPVLCAAPARNGLLYTGGEDKSITAWDIKTGKVAYCLEDAHTSRVKGIVVLTDTDGATGDDDPYLVASASSDGNIRVWDVRMAVREKPLAEYNTRSRLTCLAGTSLRFRRQRVKRQRVEDEKEGKVDDETIEG; encoded by the exons ATGAGTTTGGTGGCAGGTTCGTACGAGAAATTCATCTGGGGTCTCACCCTAAAGCCCCAATCCCAAACCCTAACCCCTCTCTTCTCCTACCCTTCCCACCTCTCCTCCATCAAAACCGTCGCCGTCTCCGGCTCCGTCGTCGCCTCCGGTGGCGCCGACGACACCATTCAGCTCTACGATCTCTCCACCGCCTCCTCCCTCGGTTCCCTCCACCAACACTCCGCCTCCGTCACCGCCATCTCTTTCTACGCTCCTCCCAACCTCCCCTTCCCCCGCAACCTCATCTCCGCCGACGCCTCTGGCTCCCTCTCCATATTCGATGCCGACGGCTTCGTCCACCTCACCACGCTCTCCGTCCACCGCAACTCCGCCATCAACGACCTCGCCCTGCACCCCTCCGGCGAGCGCGCCCTAACCGTCGCCCGCGACAACTGCCTCGCCGTCGTCAACCTCGTCCGCGGCCGCCGCAACTGCTGCTTGCGCCTCGACAAGGAGGCTACTCTGGTCAAGTTCAATGCCTCCGGCGACCACTTTTTCATGGCCACGAAGGAGAAAGTTTCTGTCCACCAGACCGAAGATGCACGGATATTGTTCGAAATGGAATGCTCCAAGCCCGTTCTCTGCGCTGCTCCTGCTAGG AATGGACTTCTTTACACTGGTGGTGAGGACAAAAGTATCACAGCATGGGATATCAAGACTGGAAAAGTTGCATATTGCTTGGAAGATGCACATACTTCCCGTGTCAAAGGTATTGTTGTACTCACGGATACTGATGGTGCTACAGGGGATGATGACCCTTACCTAGTGGCATCTGCATCATCTGATGGCAATATACGTGTTTGGGATGTTCGAATGGCGGTCAGAGAGAAACCACTAGCTGAATATAACACTCGGTCAAGACTGACATGCCTTGCTGGAACAAGTCTGAGAT TCCGACGACAAAGAGTGAAACGACAAAGAGTGGAGGATGAAAAGGAAGGAAAGGTGGATGATGAAACGATAGAAGGTTAA
- the LOC137822572 gene encoding pentatricopeptide repeat-containing protein At1g03540, with translation MKNLKVIINSTQAQAQALNPSLKPVFYASLLQACIKAHSFLQGTLIHAHVLKSGLLADRFLANSLLSLYFKLSPHFAQARTLFDGLSFKDVIAWTSIISGYVRKAQPTHALRLFLQMLRLGLRPNAFTLSSLLKASSQLPNLPLGKTLHAIVATRGFNSNCVVSCALIDMYGRTSLVDDARRVFDELPHPDPVCWTAFISTLARNDRFREAVRLFSVMHDGGLGLEVDGFTFGTLLNACGHLGWLRMGKEVHGKVVTLGMRGNVVVESSLLDMYGKCGDVGCARVVFDGLEGRNWVSWTAMLGVYCHNGESESVLGLVREWAVVDVYSFGTIIRACSALAAVRQGKEVHCQYVRKGGWRDVVVESALVDMYAKCGSVDFAYRLFLRMEVRNLITWNSMIGGFAQNGRGQEGLELFEEMVKEGVRPDGISFVNVLFACSHNGLVDRGRRYFDLMKREYGIRPGVVHYTCMIDLLGRAELIEEAERLLEGADCRFDHSVWSVLLGACTKCSDYITAERVAKKMIQLEPDFHLSYVLLSNVYRAVGRWNEALEIRRLMEERGVKKMPGTSWIESEKQKGSPSFDLSIVRKSMGEAA, from the coding sequence ATGAAGAACCTCAAAGTCATCATCAACTCcacccaagcccaagcccaagccctcAACCCGTCTCTGAAGCCCGTGTTCTATGCCTCCCTCCTCCAAGCCTGCATCAAAGCCCACTCCTTCCTCCAGGGCACCCTCATCCACGCCCACGTCCTCAAATCGGGCCTCCTTGCCGACCGCTTCCTCGCCAACAGTCTTCTCTCCCTATACTTCAAACTCTCCCCCCACTTCGCCCAGGCCCGCACGCTCTTCGATGGGCTTTCCTTCAAAGACGTCATCGCCTGGACCTCCATCATCTCCGGCTACGTCCGAAAAGCCCAGCCCACCCACGCCCTCCGCCTCTTCCTCCAAATGCTCCGCCTTGGCCTCCGCCCCAACGCCTTCACCCTCTCCTCCCTCCTCAAAGCCTCATCCCAGCTCCCAAACCTTCCCCTTGGCAAGACCCTCCATGCCATCGTCGCCACGCGTGGCTTCAACTCCAACTGTGTCGTCTCCTGCGCGCTCATTGACATGTACGGGAGGACCAGCTTGGTCGACGACGCGCGCAGGGTGTTCGACGAATTGCCCCACCCGGACCCCGTCTGCTGGACGGCCTTTATCTCCACGTTGGCGCGTAACGACAGGTTTAGGGAGGCCGTACGGTTGTTTTCCGTCATGCACGACGGGGGTTTGGGGTTGGAGGTTGATGGTTTCACTTTCGGGACACTGTTGAACGCGTGTGGGCACTTGGGGTGGCTGAGGATGGGGAAAGAGGTGCATGGGAAGGTTGTGACTTTGGGGATGCGTGGGAATGTGGTTGTGGAGAGTAGTTTGTTGGATATGTATGGGAAGTGCGGCGATGTTGGGTGTGCGAGGGTAGTGTTTGATGGGTTGGAGGGGAGGAATTGGGTGTCTTGGACTGCTATGCTTGGAGTTTATTGTCACAATGGAGAATCTGAGAGTGTGCTTGGGCTTGTTAGGGAGTGGGCTGTGGTGGATGTTTATAGTTTTGGGACGATTATTCGTGCGTGTTCGGCGCTGGCTGCGGTGAGGCAAGGGAAGGAGGTGCATTGTCAGTATGTGAGGAAGGGAGGGTGGAGGGATGTGGTGGTGGAGTCTGCTTTGGTTGATATGTATGCGAAATGTGGGAGTGTGGATTTTGCATATAGGTTGTTTTTGAGGATGGAGGTGAGGAATTTGATCACGTGGAACTCCATGATTGGGGGGTTTGCGCAGAATGGGAGAGGGCAAGAGGGGTTGGAGTTGTTTGAGGAGATGGTGAAGGAGGGGGTGAGACCGGATGGGATCAGTTTTGTGAATGTTCTGTTTGCGTGTAGTCATAACGGTTTGGTTGATCGTGGGAGGAGGTATTTTGATTTGATGAAGAGGGAGTATGGGATTAGGCCTGGAGTGGTGCATTACACTTGCATGATTGATCTTCTTGGAAGGGCTGAGTTGATAGAGGAGGCTGAGCGTTTGTTGGAGGGTGCTGATTGCAGGTTTGATCATTCGGTTTGGTCGGTTCTGCTTGGAGCTTGCACTAAGTGTTCTGATTATATCACAGCTGAACGTGTTGCGAAAAAGATGATTCAGCTGGAGCCTGACTTCCATCTGAGTTATGTTCTGCTTAGTAATGTTTATAGAGCAGTTGGCCGTTGGAATGAGGCCCTGGAGATCAGGAGGTTGATGGAGGAAAGAGGTGTTAAGAAGATGCCTGGCACGAGCTGGATTGAAAGTGAGAAGCAAAAGGGTTCTCCTAGTTTTGATCTGAGCATTGTTCGGAAGAGCATGGGAGAGGCTGCGTGA
- the LOC137820681 gene encoding endoplasmic reticulum oxidoreductin-2-like, whose amino-acid sequence MVKTEAKKKGSGAPWLWVLMALVAVFVAMAVSSKTSPTISLSGAIDRACQCARGTPKYSGMVEDCCCDYETVDHLNEEVLNPSLQELVKTPFFRYFKVKLWCDCPFWPDDGMCRLRDCSVCECPESEFPESFKKPHRFSMNDLVCQEGKPQAAVDRTLDSKVFRGWSETDNPWTIDDETDNDEMTYVNLQLNPERYTGYTGSSARRIWDAVYSENCPKYPSQELCQEKKILYKLISGLHSSISIHIAAEYLLDETTNLWGQNLTLIYDRVLKYPDRVSNLYFTFLFVLRAVTKAANYLEQAEYDTGNHNEDLKTHSLIKQLLSDPKLQTACPIPFDEANLWKGQSGPELKQKIQQQFRNISALMDCIGCEKCRLWGKLQVLGLGTALKILFSVDGQENSLQLQRNEVIALMNLLNRLSESVKFVHEVGPAADSVMEGHVSAHTTFINAWKKIWSFVSKT is encoded by the exons ATGGTGAAAACCGAGGCTAAGAAGAAGGGTTCCGGAGCACCGTGGCTTTGGGTTCTCATGGCTCTCGTGGCTGTCTTCGTTGCTATGGCTGTGTCCTCTAAAACTTCTCCCACAATTTCTCTGTCTGGAGCCATTGATAGAGCTTGCCAGTGTGCCCGG GGTACACCGAAGTACAGTGGCATGGTTGAGGACTGTTGTTGTGATTATGAAACTGTGGACCATCTCAATGAGGAAGTTTTGAACCCTTCCCTCCAAGAACTCGTGAAGACCCCTTTCTTTCGATACTTTAAG gtGAAGTTGTGGTGTGACTGTCCTTTCTGGCCTGATGATGGCATGTGCCGGTTGCGGGACTGTAGTGTATGTGAATGCCCAGAAAGTGAGTTCCCCGAATCATTTAAGAAGCCTCATCGCTTCTCAATGAATGATCTTGTTTGTCAAGAAGGTAAACCTCAGGCAGCTGTTGACCGTACTTTAGACAGTAAAGTTTTCAGAGGATGGTCAGAAACAGACAATCCATGGACGATTGACGATGAGACTGACAATG ATGAGATGACATACGTGAATCTTCAACTGAATCCTGAAAGGTATACTGGTTACACTGGTTCATCTGCAAGAAGGATATGGGATGCTGTCTACTCTGAGAACTGCCCCAAAT ATCCGTCTCAAGAATTATGTCAAGAGAAAAAGATTTTGTATAAATTGATATCCGGTCTTCACTCCTCCATATCAATACATATAGCTGCTGAGTATCTACTTGATGAAACTACAAATTTG TGGGGCCAAAATCTTACTTTGATTTATGATCGAGTCCTAAAATACCCTGATCGTGTCAGCAATTTGTATTTCACTTTTCTCTTTGTGCTGCGAGCAGTAACCAAG GCTGCAAATTATCTGGAACAGGCAGAGTATGATACAGGCAACCATAATGAGGACCTTAAGACACATTCCTTGATAAAACAGCTACTTTCTGACCCCAAGCTTCAAACTGCTTGTCCAATTCCATTTGATGAAGCGAATTTGTGGAAAGGCCAAAGTGGACCTGAGCTAAAACAGAAAATTCAACAACAGTTTAGAAACATCAG TGCATTGATGGATTGTATAGGATGTGAGAAGTGTCGATTATGGGGTAAGCTGCAGGTTCTCGGTCTTGGAACTGCATTAAAGATTCTCTTCTCTGTTGATGGTCAAGAAAACTCA ctgcagctgcaaaggaatgAGGTAATTGCACTGATGAACCTTCTGAATCGACTTTCGGAATCTGTCAAATTTGTCCATGAAGTGGGACCTGCAGCTGATAGTGTGATGGAAGGACATGTTTCTGCTCATACAACATTTATTAACGCATGGAAAAAAATTTGGTCCTTTGTATCTAAAACTTAG
- the LOC137820682 gene encoding pentatricopeptide repeat-containing protein At2g13420, mitochondrial-like — translation MMLQQVRAFLKPRQSSVLSPPFLHRFCSAPPPLSESNDAELVSNLLLQHHNPFHAAESSLQLHGITLTPDLLFQTLLRLKNHSKIALSLFHYAKTLPNPPLTHASYTLLIDSLAKVRQFDVAWQLIVEMAQCNLHPTPATFLTLIRRLVAAGLTRQAVRAFHDIDAFAKTTPDDFCFLLDTLCKYGYVRLAVEVFNRNRTTFPPNVKIYTVLIYGWCKLGKVKMAQTFLNEMIERGIEPNVVTYNVLLNGVCRKVSLHPEERFERTIRNAEEVFDQMRNNKIEPDVTSFSILLHVYSRAHKPELVLDKLRLMKEKGIFPNVVMYTSVIKCLASCGRLEDAERLLEEMVKDGVSPCAATYNCFFKEYRGRKDAESALRMFKRMKEDGLCAPSSHTYVILIRMFLRLDMIRFVKEIWEDMKVTGAGPDLDLYTVLIHGLCERQNWREACHYFVEMIEKGFLPLKSTFETLYRGLIQADMLRTWRRLKKKLDEESITFGSEFQNYHLKPYRR, via the coding sequence GCCGAATTGGTGTCGAATCTCCTCCTGCAGCACCACAACCCCTTCCACGCCGCCGAATCGAGCCTCCAGCTCCACGGCATCACCCTCACCCCCGACCTCCTCTTCCAAACCCTCCTCCGCCTCAAGAACCACTCCAAGATAGCCCTCTCACTCTTCCACTACGCCAAAACCCTACCCAATCCCCCTCTCACCCACGCCTCCTACACGCTCCTCATCGATTCCTTGGCCAAGGTTCGCCAATTCGACGTCGCATGGCAACTCATCGTCGAAATGGCCCAGTGCAACCTCCACCCAACCCCTGCCACCTTCCTAACCCTAATTCGCCGCCTTGTAGCCGCCGGCCTCACGCGCCAGGCGGTACGCGCCTTCCACGACATTGACGCCTTTGCCAAAACCACTCCCGACGACTTCTGCTTCCTGCTCGACACGCTCTGCAAGTACGGCTACGTCAGACTCGCCGTCGAGGTTTTCAACAGAAACAGAACCACCTTCCCTCCCAACGTGAAAATATACACTGTTTTGATCTACGGGTGGTGCAAGCTGGGGAAGGTTAAAATGGCGCAAACGTTTTTGAACGAAATGATTGAGCGAGGGATTGAGCCGAATGTTGTTACTTATAACGTTTTGTTGAATGGGGTTTGTAGGAAGGTGAGTTTGCACCCTGAGGAGAGGTTTGAGAGGACGATAAGGAATGCAGAGGAGGTGTTTGATCAAATGCGTAACAACAAGATTGAGCCGGATGTGACTAGCTTCTCGATTTTGCTTCATGTTTATAGCCGCGCGCATAAGCCGGAGCTGGTGCTTGATAAGCTGAGGTTGATGAAGGAGAAAGGGATATTTCCCAATGTGGTGATGTATACCTCGGTTATTAAGTGCCTTGCTTCGTGTGGGAGGCTTGAGGATGCAGAGAGGTTGCTTGAGGAGATGGTGAAGGATGGAGTGAGTCCGTGTGCCGCAACGTATAATTGCTTCTTTAAGGAGTATAGAGGGAGGAAGGATGCTGAGAGTGCTTTGAGGATGTTTAAGAGGATGAAGGAGGATGGGTTGTGTGCGCCGAGCTCGCACACCTATGTGATTTTGATTAGGATGTTTTTGAGGTTGGACATGATCAGATTTGTGAAGGAAATATGGGAAGATATGAAGGTCACTGGAGCGGGGCCGGATTTGGATTTGTACACGGTTTTGATACATGGGTTGTGTGAGAGGCAGAACTGGAGGGAGGCTTGCCATTATTTTGTTGAGATGATAGAGAAAGGGTTTCTTCCTCTGAAAAGTACCTTTGAGACCCTTTATAGGGGGCTAATTCAGGCTGATATGTTAAGGACTTGGAGGAGATTGAAGAAGAAGCTTGATGAAGAATCAATAACTTTTGGTTCAGAGTTTCAGaattatcatttgaaaccttaTAGGAGATAA